In one Phaenicophaeus curvirostris isolate KB17595 chromosome 19, BPBGC_Pcur_1.0, whole genome shotgun sequence genomic region, the following are encoded:
- the LOC138728766 gene encoding uncharacterized protein isoform X2, translating to MPFWEALEEGGEARGTRGAGRYLRPRWVIMGGFLCSKALFQSVGSMEKDKAEKEQDLKQLREDMNSKLDREELGPLTQQVMNLKKVLNELRKGASKEPPGDAAVTKASSSFPTLEEVPGGATPGLELRGPAHHHHPAAAPRDPPAQTTQHPAAEKGCGGDNSVGPRWRCLPWPAVQAADSVPWQGRWLLNQVLWTTLRPLLLPPLQSGLSTPGAKRDKEHNWW from the exons ATGCCTTTCTGGGAGGCTTTGGAGGAGGGTGGCGAGGCAAGGGGGACTCGAGGGGCTGGCAGGTATCTCAGGCCACGCTGGGTCATCATGGGCGGGTTTCTGTGTTCGAAGGCTTTGTTCCAGTCCGTGGGGAGCatggagaaggacaaagcagagaaggagcaggactTGAAGCAGCTCAGGGAAGATATGAACTCCAAG CTGGATCGCGAGGAGCTGGGGCCTCTCACGCAGCAGGTGATGAACCTGAAGAAGGTCCTGAACGAGCTGCGCAAGGGGGCATCAAAGGAACCGCCTGGTGATGCAGCTGTGACTAA agcaagcagcagcttcccaacCCTAGAGGAGGTCCCAGGAGGGGCCACCCCTGGTCTGGAGCTGCGGGGGCCAGCACACCATCACCACCCCGCAGCAGCGCCTCGCGATCCGCCAGCCCAAACCACCCAGCACCCCGCGGCCGAGAAAG gaTGCGGGGGAGACAATTCTGTTGGGCCGAGATGGCGTTGTCTACCGTGGCCGGCAGTACAGGCAGCCGACTCCGTTCCATGGCAGGGACGATG GCTGTTGAACCAAGTCCTATGGACAACTCTCCGGCCACTGCTCCTCCCGCCCCTCCAGAGTGGACTCAGCACGCCGGGAGCCAAGCGGGACAAGGAACACAACTGGTGGTGA
- the LOC138728766 gene encoding uncharacterized protein isoform X1 codes for MPFWEALEEGGEARGTRGAGRYLRPRWVIMGGFLCSKALFQSVGSMEKDKAEKEQDLKQLREDMNSKLDREELGPLTQQVMNLKKVLNELRKGASKEPPGDAAVTKASSSFPTLEEVPGGATPGLELRGPAHHHHPAAAPRDPPAQTTQHPAAEKGCGGDNSVGPRWRCLPWPAVQAADSVPWQGRWLCCLQHQLPWTPLPATAPPGPAELTPRPGSRTGQAWTTAGITRTS; via the exons ATGCCTTTCTGGGAGGCTTTGGAGGAGGGTGGCGAGGCAAGGGGGACTCGAGGGGCTGGCAGGTATCTCAGGCCACGCTGGGTCATCATGGGCGGGTTTCTGTGTTCGAAGGCTTTGTTCCAGTCCGTGGGGAGCatggagaaggacaaagcagagaaggagcaggactTGAAGCAGCTCAGGGAAGATATGAACTCCAAG CTGGATCGCGAGGAGCTGGGGCCTCTCACGCAGCAGGTGATGAACCTGAAGAAGGTCCTGAACGAGCTGCGCAAGGGGGCATCAAAGGAACCGCCTGGTGATGCAGCTGTGACTAA agcaagcagcagcttcccaacCCTAGAGGAGGTCCCAGGAGGGGCCACCCCTGGTCTGGAGCTGCGGGGGCCAGCACACCATCACCACCCCGCAGCAGCGCCTCGCGATCCGCCAGCCCAAACCACCCAGCACCCCGCGGCCGAGAAAG gaTGCGGGGGAGACAATTCTGTTGGGCCGAGATGGCGTTGTCTACCGTGGCCGGCAGTACAGGCAGCCGACTCCGTTCCATGGCAGGGACGATG GCTGTGCTGcctccagcaccagctcccATGGACGCCTCTCCCAGCCACTGCTCCTCCCGGCCCTGCAGAGCTGACCCCGCGGCCTGGGAGCCGAACAGGACAAGCATGGACAACTGCTGGCATAACCAGGACTtcttag